In Alicyclobacillus macrosporangiidus CPP55, a single window of DNA contains:
- a CDS encoding alpha/beta fold hydrolase, translating into MRIFVRALIIEDIGAEINDDQSWLKKLPSRVPTLRELRQTLEGLLRPGAFSYFGESAVEHPDGWTFRFDAVGFVRSQEMLNGSWWADWQASTCPVLLMQGERSPVLSWAHAQEMVRRRPNTTLRQFPGCGHSIRNGDPVGYLEAVRRFLATL; encoded by the coding sequence TTGCGGATTTTCGTTCGAGCCTTGATTATCGAAGACATCGGCGCCGAAATCAACGACGATCAGAGTTGGCTTAAGAAGTTGCCTTCTCGGGTCCCAACACTTCGGGAACTTCGGCAGACGTTGGAGGGCCTTCTTCGCCCAGGGGCGTTCTCCTACTTCGGAGAGAGCGCAGTAGAACATCCGGACGGATGGACGTTCCGATTCGACGCTGTGGGCTTCGTCCGTTCACAAGAGATGCTCAACGGCTCCTGGTGGGCTGACTGGCAAGCATCGACGTGCCCAGTCTTACTCATGCAAGGGGAAAGAAGTCCAGTCTTGAGCTGGGCACATGCGCAAGAGATGGTGAGACGAAGACCGAACACAACGCTTCGGCAATTTCCTGGCTGTGGACATTCGATTCGTAACGGAGACCCAGTTGGCTACCTGGAGGCAGTAAGACGTTTCCTAGCAACGCTTTAA
- the glmS gene encoding glutamine--fructose-6-phosphate transaminase (isomerizing) produces MCGIVGYVGPRAVRSVIVEGLRKLEYRGYDSAGIATLDGGVLRTVKAVGRLANLEEKLADGEAGGHIGIGHTRWATHGRPSDENAHPHQDCSGRFAIVHNGIIENYLSLREELLARGHQFKSETDTEVVAHLIEELYKGDLFQTMLDVAKRLRGAYALVVLAKDHPDTLVAVRRSSPIIVGLGDGENFVASDIPAILSYTRDVYVLEDGELAVVRADGVSIHTFDGEPVTSKQVLHVTWDAVAAERGGYPHFMLKEIYEQPRAIRDTLTGRIAEDLSRVTLPELSWSDDFVQAIDRVHIVACGTSWHAGLVGKAVMEKLTRIPVDVEIASEYRYRDPIETAGTLVVVISQSGETLDTLAALRDAKARGRHVLAITNVVGSSVAREADDVIITWAGPEIAVASTKAYTTQLVVLYLLAVYLGQRRGTLEDANAKQILAALAELPMAAEQVLDTAPQVERFAREWADARDTFFIGRGIDYAMALEGALKLKEISYIHAEAYAAGELKHGTLALITEGVPVIALATQTDLYEKTLSNIKEVKARDAFVLGVAFAGDEEMRHSVDEVLYVPRTLPLLAPVITVIPLQLLAYYAAVARGNDVDKPRNLAKSVTVE; encoded by the coding sequence ATGTGCGGAATCGTGGGATATGTCGGGCCGCGCGCGGTGCGCAGCGTGATCGTCGAAGGACTGCGCAAGCTGGAGTACCGTGGATATGACTCGGCGGGCATCGCCACACTGGATGGCGGCGTCTTGCGGACCGTGAAAGCGGTCGGGCGGTTGGCGAACCTGGAGGAAAAGCTGGCGGATGGCGAGGCGGGCGGCCACATCGGCATCGGACACACGCGGTGGGCGACGCACGGCCGGCCGTCCGATGAAAACGCGCATCCGCATCAGGACTGCAGCGGGCGATTCGCCATCGTGCACAACGGGATCATCGAGAACTATCTGAGTTTGCGCGAGGAACTGTTGGCGCGCGGGCACCAGTTCAAATCCGAAACGGATACGGAAGTCGTGGCACACCTGATTGAGGAGCTGTACAAAGGGGACCTGTTCCAGACCATGCTGGACGTGGCGAAGCGCCTCCGCGGCGCGTACGCCCTCGTGGTGCTGGCCAAGGACCACCCGGACACGCTCGTGGCGGTGCGCCGGTCGAGCCCGATCATCGTCGGTCTGGGTGACGGAGAGAACTTCGTCGCTTCCGACATCCCGGCCATCCTGTCGTACACCCGGGACGTGTACGTCCTCGAGGACGGGGAGTTGGCGGTCGTCCGGGCAGACGGTGTGTCGATCCACACGTTTGACGGGGAGCCGGTGACCAGCAAGCAGGTCCTGCATGTGACCTGGGACGCGGTGGCGGCGGAGCGGGGCGGTTATCCCCATTTCATGCTCAAGGAGATCTACGAGCAGCCGCGGGCCATCCGGGACACGCTGACAGGCCGGATCGCCGAGGACCTGTCCCGCGTCACGCTGCCGGAACTGAGCTGGAGCGATGATTTTGTGCAGGCCATCGATCGCGTGCACATCGTCGCCTGCGGCACTTCGTGGCACGCCGGGTTGGTCGGCAAGGCGGTGATGGAGAAACTCACGAGGATCCCGGTGGATGTGGAGATCGCCTCGGAGTACCGGTACCGTGATCCCATTGAGACAGCGGGGACGCTCGTCGTTGTCATCAGCCAGTCGGGCGAGACGCTGGACACGCTGGCGGCGCTGCGCGATGCCAAAGCCAGAGGGCGGCACGTGCTCGCCATCACCAACGTCGTCGGCAGTTCCGTGGCCCGCGAGGCGGACGACGTCATCATCACCTGGGCGGGGCCGGAGATCGCGGTGGCATCGACAAAAGCGTACACCACCCAGTTGGTGGTCCTCTACCTGCTGGCGGTGTATCTGGGTCAGCGGCGCGGCACGCTGGAGGATGCCAACGCGAAACAGATCCTGGCGGCGTTGGCCGAGCTGCCCATGGCCGCGGAGCAGGTGTTGGACACGGCACCGCAGGTGGAGCGCTTCGCCCGGGAGTGGGCAGACGCCCGCGACACGTTCTTCATCGGCCGGGGGATCGACTATGCGATGGCCCTTGAAGGGGCGCTGAAGCTCAAGGAGATCTCGTACATCCACGCGGAGGCGTACGCGGCCGGCGAGCTGAAGCACGGCACCCTGGCGCTGATCACCGAAGGGGTTCCTGTGATCGCCCTGGCGACGCAGACCGACCTGTACGAGAAGACCCTGAGCAACATCAAGGAGGTCAAGGCGCGCGATGCCTTCGTCCTCGGGGTGGCGTTCGCGGGTGACGAGGAGATGCGCCACTCGGTCGACGAGGTGCTGTACGTACCGAGGACGCTGCCGCTGCTCGCGCCGGTGATCACCGTGATCCCGCTGCAACTCCTGGCCTATTACGCCGCCGTGGCGCGCGGGAACGATGTCGACAAGCCGCGTAACCTGGCGAAGAGCGTCACGGTGGAGTGA